One Polyangiaceae bacterium genomic window carries:
- a CDS encoding MmcQ/YjbR family DNA-binding protein — protein MDGPAEPIARFRKICLELPEATELETWGHPTFRVRDKIFASAGAEGGVWSLGMKTTHEMQAGLVASDPRFSVAAYVGKHGWISMRVDDDVDWNQVRALVVESYRMIAPKTLAARVQL, from the coding sequence ATGGATGGTCCGGCTGAACCGATTGCACGATTTCGCAAGATATGTCTCGAATTGCCAGAAGCAACGGAGCTGGAGACGTGGGGACATCCGACGTTTCGGGTGCGTGACAAGATATTCGCGTCGGCTGGAGCGGAAGGGGGCGTGTGGTCGCTTGGAATGAAAACGACGCATGAAATGCAAGCGGGGCTCGTGGCGAGCGATCCGCGGTTTTCCGTGGCGGCGTACGTCGGCAAGCATGGCTGGATCAGCATGCGGGTCGATGACGATGTGGATTGGAATCAGGTGCGGGCGCTCGTGGTCGAGAGTTACCGCATGATTGCGCCGAAAACGCTCGCGGCGCGGGTGCAGTTGTAG
- a CDS encoding SMI1/KNR4 family protein yields the protein MTLSIKERLDQMVATLRGFPLARIIVGPETRKGLDTKELDQLEGTHGVILGSALREFYGVTNGFTLFWRVARDASPDLMERYDAASPNPTTCINWEMIHGFLIPPLEVVLKEKPFGDITITHRDEETMRLWAGRPMTDEMAAASIRVFDRYLAEGNEDGCIGLLMFPDTEPRIVGITDSAMVDPKRPWMKVETYLDLTIAMGGEYGSRYGHTGMASVPSGELAFTPEQIAQFGRDILRPLG from the coding sequence ATGACGCTGTCCATAAAAGAACGACTCGACCAAATGGTCGCCACCCTGCGCGGGTTCCCCCTTGCCCGGATCATCGTTGGCCCCGAGACGCGCAAAGGACTCGATACCAAGGAGCTCGACCAGCTCGAAGGCACCCACGGCGTGATACTGGGGTCCGCATTGCGCGAGTTCTACGGCGTGACCAATGGCTTTACGCTATTCTGGCGCGTTGCCCGAGATGCGTCCCCGGACCTCATGGAGCGGTACGATGCAGCGTCGCCCAATCCCACGACGTGCATCAACTGGGAAATGATTCACGGTTTCTTGATCCCGCCGCTGGAAGTGGTACTCAAAGAAAAACCTTTCGGCGACATCACCATCACGCATCGTGACGAAGAAACGATGCGTCTTTGGGCAGGACGACCCATGACGGACGAAATGGCCGCGGCATCGATACGCGTCTTCGATCGGTACCTCGCAGAGGGCAATGAAGACGGATGCATTGGTTTGCTCATGTTTCCCGATACAGAACCACGCATCGTCGGCATTACGGATTCGGCAATGGTGGATCCCAAGCGCCCCTGGATGAAGGTGGAAACGTATTTGGATTTGACGATTGCCATGGGCGGCGAATACGGAAGTCGGTACGGACACACCGGCATGGCGAGCGTGCCCTCGGGAGAGCTCGCGTTTACCCCGGAACAAATCGCGCAGTTTGGCCGCGATATCCTGCGACCGCTCGGATGA
- a CDS encoding mechanosensitive ion channel, with protein sequence MPDWLMPQIHEVFKVIGQRLPTVAAALAVLVLGWMVSLTIRAMVFAGLKRTTLDNKLAELLGADAGSPAESRIERIIATTVYWIAMAVVFVVFFGILGVDAITHPLVAMLSGFTGAVPALAKAGAIGLVGFGVAMLARTLIVKLLDKVKFDARVGEFAPELATPATEATEAAPKKKGKKHEAPAAVSSSRMIGNVVYWVILALTAVPVVEALQIGVLARPFAAALETVTTYAPRIIAAALILVVGFLLARLLRTVTAGILSRVGVDKVMQRVGLGKALGDHTLSKIAGTIVFAVVLLHAAISALGRLQIEEISQPATLALAQVYGYMPKLFMGMVLLAIGVVLARVVGNLVSSLVAALGFNTLMGHIGFAVGASDEAKAQEDAAKQAVAGAVQAIDEERDAGNVDAMLAGRQRLRTPSDLLGLVASAVVLLLFVRQSLSTMHLEALATTLDRFVAYLPNVLIAAVVLVAGLWLGRFAGKQVDDLTARSTDALVRALGRVAHVAVVLFASLVALQELGVGETLISLAFGLLLGAICLALALAFGLGGRDVAGRILAKQYEKRQGKS encoded by the coding sequence ATGCCGGACTGGCTCATGCCCCAAATTCACGAAGTCTTCAAAGTCATCGGGCAACGCTTGCCGACGGTGGCCGCAGCCCTGGCCGTTTTGGTTTTGGGCTGGATGGTTTCACTGACCATCCGCGCCATGGTTTTTGCGGGTTTGAAACGTACGACACTCGACAACAAACTCGCCGAGCTGCTTGGTGCCGACGCTGGAAGTCCCGCGGAATCGCGCATCGAGCGGATCATTGCAACCACAGTTTACTGGATTGCAATGGCAGTCGTCTTCGTGGTGTTTTTCGGCATTCTTGGCGTCGATGCCATCACGCACCCGCTCGTGGCCATGTTGAGCGGCTTTACGGGCGCCGTTCCTGCATTGGCCAAGGCGGGGGCGATTGGTTTGGTCGGGTTTGGCGTGGCAATGCTCGCGCGAACGCTGATCGTGAAGTTGCTCGATAAGGTCAAGTTCGACGCGCGCGTCGGGGAATTTGCTCCTGAGCTTGCGACGCCTGCGACCGAGGCGACCGAGGCCGCGCCGAAAAAGAAGGGGAAGAAGCACGAGGCGCCGGCGGCGGTATCCAGTTCACGCATGATTGGAAACGTCGTATACTGGGTGATATTGGCGCTCACCGCAGTTCCCGTCGTCGAAGCGTTGCAGATTGGCGTATTGGCCCGACCGTTTGCGGCAGCGCTGGAGACGGTGACGACGTATGCGCCGCGCATCATTGCCGCAGCATTGATCCTCGTCGTGGGCTTTCTGCTAGCGCGTCTTTTGCGCACCGTGACGGCTGGCATTCTTTCTCGCGTCGGCGTCGACAAGGTGATGCAGCGAGTTGGTCTTGGCAAAGCTTTGGGAGACCATACGCTGAGCAAAATTGCGGGCACGATCGTCTTTGCAGTCGTGCTTTTGCACGCGGCGATCTCGGCGCTCGGGCGGCTTCAAATCGAAGAAATCAGCCAACCCGCGACGCTGGCGCTCGCTCAAGTTTACGGTTACATGCCCAAGCTTTTCATGGGTATGGTGCTTTTGGCCATTGGCGTGGTGCTGGCGCGCGTGGTCGGGAACCTGGTTTCGAGCCTCGTGGCAGCGCTGGGTTTCAATACGCTGATGGGGCACATCGGCTTTGCCGTTGGAGCTTCGGACGAAGCGAAAGCTCAAGAAGACGCTGCCAAGCAGGCTGTTGCAGGAGCCGTGCAGGCCATCGACGAGGAGCGGGATGCTGGCAATGTCGATGCAATGCTTGCGGGGCGGCAGCGGCTACGTACGCCGTCCGATCTGTTGGGATTGGTAGCGAGCGCCGTGGTGCTCTTGCTGTTCGTGCGCCAATCGCTGTCGACGATGCATTTGGAGGCGCTGGCGACCACGCTCGATCGATTCGTTGCGTACTTGCCGAACGTACTCATCGCCGCGGTCGTTTTGGTGGCTGGTTTGTGGCTGGGTCGATTCGCGGGCAAGCAAGTGGACGATTTGACGGCAAGGAGCACCGACGCGCTCGTTCGCGCGCTGGGTCGAGTGGCCCATGTGGCGGTGGTTCTTTTTGCGTCGCTCGTGGCATTGCAGGAGCTGGGCGTGGGCGAAACGCTGATTTCGCTGGCGTTTGGATTGCTCTTGGGGGCGATCTGTTTGGCGCTGGCATTGGCCTTTGGCCTCGGCGGCCGCGACGTGGCCGGACGAATCCTGGCCAAGCAATACGAAAAGCGGCAAGGCAAGTCGTAA
- a CDS encoding glycoside hydrolase family 3 C-terminal domain-containing protein: MRFGRCLLGPWLLLNLACIPACGGDPPAAKHASVGERVETLLEAMSLEDKVAQMHGQSIVAMGGLWHTQENETHKIPGFKMVDGPRGVRAGKATTFPVGIARGATWDPALEKRVGQAIGLETAAKGGNVILAPTINVLRHPRWGRAQETYGEDSFHIGEMGVGFIEGAQEHVIASAKHFAANSIENTRFTVDVQLDERTLREVYLPHFEKAVKVARVGSVMSAYNRVNGHYCAENEHLLRDILKGDWGFDGFVESDWIFGTRSTVPSALAGLDVEMPLAAYYGPPLVAAVENGEVPMDVIDDAVRRILRKKFEFKLDDPAIVDPAVVESAEHTALAREVAGKAIVLLRNEMGALPLDPATTKKLVVIGALANTANLGDTGSSNVVPSYAVTPLDGLMARAGLTVVHVPGPTLSAADEAAIADADAAIVVVGLTSADEGEDIEGVSAGDRKSLGLHEEDVALIESVKANSPRTIVILEGGASILVEPWIQGTEGVMMAWYPGQEGGNAIADVLFGDVNPSGKLPMTFPIAETQLPPFVNDADVVTYGYFHGYRHIDHENLTPSFPIWLRPLVHDVCVFRFSARRDLDRASRRARCACRRDECGAACGRGGRAVIHQRAAKRGDAGAEGAACICACGARCGAEENGRPHDPRGRACVLGRCEGSVRRGADDV, translated from the coding sequence ATGCGCTTCGGACGATGTCTTCTCGGTCCCTGGTTACTCCTGAATCTCGCCTGCATTCCAGCTTGTGGAGGCGACCCTCCCGCCGCCAAACATGCGTCCGTGGGCGAGCGTGTCGAGACGCTGCTCGAGGCGATGTCCCTCGAAGACAAGGTCGCTCAGATGCACGGGCAAAGCATCGTGGCAATGGGCGGGCTTTGGCACACGCAGGAGAACGAGACGCACAAGATACCCGGTTTCAAAATGGTCGATGGGCCGCGTGGCGTGCGTGCGGGCAAGGCGACGACGTTTCCGGTTGGCATTGCTCGCGGCGCGACGTGGGATCCCGCGCTGGAAAAGCGCGTCGGCCAGGCCATTGGCCTCGAGACGGCGGCGAAGGGTGGCAACGTGATCCTCGCGCCGACCATCAACGTGCTGCGCCACCCGCGTTGGGGACGCGCACAGGAGACCTACGGCGAGGACTCGTTTCACATTGGCGAAATGGGCGTGGGCTTCATCGAGGGCGCGCAAGAGCACGTCATTGCGAGCGCCAAGCATTTCGCTGCCAACAGCATCGAGAACACGCGCTTCACGGTCGACGTGCAGCTCGACGAACGCACGCTGCGCGAAGTGTACTTGCCGCACTTCGAAAAGGCCGTGAAGGTCGCGCGCGTGGGATCGGTGATGAGCGCGTACAATCGAGTCAACGGGCACTATTGCGCCGAGAACGAGCACCTGCTGCGCGACATCCTGAAAGGCGATTGGGGTTTTGACGGTTTCGTCGAATCCGATTGGATTTTCGGCACGCGGAGCACCGTCCCGTCGGCGCTCGCGGGGCTCGATGTCGAAATGCCTCTTGCCGCGTATTACGGCCCGCCGCTCGTCGCGGCCGTTGAAAACGGGGAGGTGCCCATGGACGTCATCGACGATGCCGTTCGGCGCATTTTGCGAAAGAAGTTCGAATTCAAGCTCGACGATCCAGCCATTGTCGATCCCGCCGTCGTGGAAAGCGCGGAGCACACGGCGCTTGCGCGCGAGGTCGCGGGGAAGGCGATTGTGTTGCTACGCAATGAAATGGGCGCATTGCCGCTCGATCCGGCGACGACGAAGAAGCTGGTCGTCATCGGAGCGCTCGCGAACACGGCGAACCTGGGCGACACGGGCAGCAGCAACGTCGTCCCCTCGTATGCGGTAACGCCGCTCGATGGGCTCATGGCGCGCGCTGGATTGACGGTCGTGCACGTGCCTGGGCCGACGCTATCGGCTGCCGATGAAGCTGCCATTGCCGACGCGGACGCGGCGATCGTGGTGGTGGGTCTCACGTCAGCGGACGAAGGCGAGGATATCGAGGGTGTATCGGCGGGCGATCGCAAATCGCTCGGGCTCCACGAGGAAGACGTTGCATTGATTGAAAGCGTAAAGGCGAACAGCCCGCGGACCATCGTCATCCTCGAAGGTGGGGCTTCCATATTGGTGGAACCTTGGATTCAAGGCACCGAGGGCGTGATGATGGCGTGGTATCCCGGCCAAGAGGGAGGCAATGCGATTGCGGACGTGCTCTTTGGCGACGTGAATCCGTCGGGGAAGTTGCCCATGACGTTCCCGATAGCAGAGACACAACTGCCTCCGTTCGTGAACGACGCCGACGTTGTCACGTACGGCTACTTTCACGGCTATCGGCATATCGATCACGAAAACCTCACGCCGAGTTTTCCCATTTGGCTTCGGCCTCTCGTACACGACGTTTGCGTATTCCGATTTTCGGCTCGACGCGACCTCGATCGAGCAAGCCGGCGAGCTCGTTGCGCATGTCGACGTGACGAATGCGGGGCAGCGTGCGGGCGAGGAGGTCGTGCAGTTATACATCAGCGTGCCGCAAAGCGTGGTGATGCGGGCGCCGAGGGAGCTGCGTGCATTTGCGCGTGTGGCGCTCGATGCGGGGCAGAAGAAAACGGTCGACCTCACGATCCGCGCGGCCGAGCTTGCGTATTGGGACGATGCGAAGGCAGCGTTCGTCGTGGAGCCGACGACGTATGA
- the hflX gene encoding GTPase HflX, which produces MAKFGSKPIAEHAEVPLADEGRWEEIVDDWTARKALAPAHDAEASASYVVSVGQERDAHVRAAQMAEIVALVQSQGGRVVGQEICFLSQPNPRTLLGKGTAQDIASRARANGATMLVLDAELSPSQARNLEDLAGMPICDREAIILNVFLAHAKTRRARIQVEIAQLEYLRPRIRGVGLDMDQQTGGMTKARGPGETASELMARKLDGRLEELQKALKKLETSSRTQRKERNACKRMVLVGYTNAGKTSLMNALTAAGLSAKDMPFETLDTTSRCLTRHGGDVLISDTVGFIRRLPERLMASFESTLSEITEASLLVIVIDASDYERELHLQTTLEILEKIGAADIPRFYVFNKLDRLAEKPYAEQLDAWSGGHPWAALSTHDAIAVASLEEQLLRAVRSEEEEVTTFVPYAAGNVLSLVYGKCRVISSTAAEEGLELRIQGPAQVLSHIRNAIAGGNR; this is translated from the coding sequence ATGGCTAAGTTTGGCTCGAAACCCATTGCAGAACATGCCGAAGTGCCCCTTGCCGACGAGGGTCGATGGGAAGAAATCGTCGATGATTGGACCGCACGCAAAGCGCTTGCACCGGCTCATGATGCAGAAGCAAGCGCAAGTTACGTCGTTTCGGTGGGGCAAGAGCGTGATGCACACGTACGTGCCGCGCAAATGGCCGAAATCGTCGCCTTGGTGCAAAGCCAAGGCGGCCGCGTGGTTGGACAAGAGATCTGCTTTTTGTCACAGCCGAATCCGCGAACGCTTCTGGGCAAAGGAACGGCGCAAGACATTGCCTCGAGAGCCCGTGCGAATGGAGCAACCATGCTCGTGCTCGATGCAGAATTGTCTCCATCGCAAGCACGCAACCTCGAAGACCTGGCAGGAATGCCCATTTGCGACCGGGAAGCGATCATTCTGAACGTGTTTTTGGCCCACGCAAAAACGCGTCGCGCTCGCATTCAAGTCGAAATTGCGCAGCTCGAATACCTGCGGCCACGAATCCGAGGCGTGGGACTGGACATGGACCAACAAACCGGAGGCATGACGAAAGCCCGCGGGCCTGGTGAAACAGCGTCGGAGCTGATGGCCCGAAAGCTCGACGGACGGCTCGAAGAGTTGCAGAAAGCTCTGAAAAAACTCGAGACGTCCAGTCGAACACAACGCAAAGAGCGCAATGCGTGCAAACGTATGGTGCTCGTGGGGTATACGAATGCCGGTAAAACATCGCTGATGAATGCTCTGACGGCAGCGGGTTTGTCGGCGAAGGACATGCCGTTCGAAACATTGGATACCACCTCGCGCTGCTTGACACGCCACGGCGGTGACGTGCTCATCAGTGACACGGTGGGCTTCATTCGGCGCCTGCCAGAACGGCTCATGGCCAGCTTCGAATCGACGCTTTCCGAAATCACCGAGGCGTCCCTTCTCGTCATCGTCATCGATGCATCCGATTACGAACGAGAATTGCACCTCCAAACGACGCTGGAAATCCTCGAAAAGATCGGCGCCGCCGATATCCCGAGGTTCTACGTGTTCAACAAACTCGACCGTCTCGCGGAAAAACCATACGCCGAACAGCTCGATGCGTGGAGCGGTGGGCATCCGTGGGCGGCGCTCAGCACACACGATGCAATCGCAGTCGCCAGCTTGGAAGAGCAGCTTTTGCGGGCGGTACGCAGCGAAGAAGAGGAAGTGACGACGTTCGTTCCTTATGCGGCCGGGAATGTATTGTCGCTCGTTTATGGCAAGTGTCGCGTGATTAGCAGCACTGCCGCCGAGGAAGGTCTCGAGCTACGGATTCAGGGGCCTGCTCAGGTGCTGTCACACATCCGCAATGCAATCGCAGGAGGCAATCGATGA
- a CDS encoding ABC-F family ATP-binding cassette domain-containing protein yields MTTLVHVSEARILTPAGRPLFDGLNMQLSNERVALIGRNGVGKSSLLAVLAGEADVQSGRVKLHGKVHWVPQMVNPVNTSCGEQRKRALQEALASEADILLLDEPTEDLDDDAVAWLRHALKAWPGCLVVASHDRRLLGDFEHFFIASESGCRAYSGTLDGLDVQLERDAQEAQERYASSLQRLVQQEEHIDHVGRRRDRKKRRGRCCELDRATPRIRLNAKRGRAQVYQGRMKQQREARIDFLRQWTKSTRRALNVNLALELPVPTLPDPASDDIVVLQGATVQMGGRSLFGPLDLRMGRRRIAVVGPNGAGKTTLLDVVLGRRSPTGGAALRDMSKIGAIAQGASDWLTDESLLSYLSLQTIRRGDDELARMLVAHKFPLALAERPLRSLSPGERARAALIALFQRAPPVEVLVLDEPTYSLDLIGQRAMTEALRAWPGGLIVASHDRDFLAAIGVDMVIELNGPPSARGP; encoded by the coding sequence ATGACAACGCTCGTGCATGTATCGGAAGCGCGCATCCTGACGCCGGCTGGGCGCCCGCTCTTCGATGGATTGAACATGCAATTGTCGAACGAACGGGTCGCGCTGATCGGCCGAAACGGCGTGGGAAAGTCTTCCCTACTTGCCGTTTTGGCCGGCGAGGCCGATGTTCAATCGGGTCGCGTGAAACTCCATGGCAAAGTCCATTGGGTACCTCAAATGGTCAATCCGGTGAACACCAGTTGTGGAGAGCAACGTAAACGCGCGCTGCAGGAAGCACTGGCTTCGGAAGCCGACATCTTGCTACTCGACGAGCCCACCGAAGATCTCGACGACGACGCGGTCGCGTGGCTGCGCCATGCATTGAAAGCGTGGCCCGGGTGTTTGGTGGTCGCTTCGCATGATAGAAGGCTGCTCGGCGATTTCGAGCATTTCTTCATCGCCAGCGAATCCGGTTGTCGCGCCTATTCGGGGACGCTGGACGGTCTCGATGTTCAATTGGAACGAGATGCCCAGGAAGCGCAAGAGCGTTATGCCAGCAGCTTGCAGCGCCTCGTGCAGCAGGAAGAGCATATCGATCACGTCGGGCGCAGGCGGGATCGCAAAAAGCGTCGAGGTCGCTGCTGCGAGCTCGACCGCGCAACGCCTCGCATACGGCTCAACGCGAAAAGAGGCCGCGCGCAGGTCTACCAAGGGCGGATGAAACAACAGCGCGAAGCTCGAATCGATTTCCTCCGGCAATGGACGAAGTCGACACGGCGCGCGTTGAACGTGAACCTCGCCCTGGAATTGCCCGTGCCCACCTTGCCCGATCCCGCGTCCGACGATATCGTGGTTTTGCAGGGAGCGACGGTGCAAATGGGAGGACGTTCCCTCTTTGGCCCGCTCGATTTGCGCATGGGGCGGCGCCGTATCGCCGTCGTTGGTCCCAATGGAGCGGGAAAAACCACGCTCCTCGATGTCGTGCTAGGCCGTCGTTCTCCCACGGGAGGCGCGGCATTGCGCGATATGTCGAAAATCGGTGCGATTGCGCAAGGTGCATCGGATTGGCTCACGGACGAATCGCTGCTATCGTACCTGAGCCTGCAAACGATTCGGCGAGGTGATGACGAGCTTGCTCGGATGCTCGTTGCGCACAAGTTTCCGCTGGCGCTTGCGGAGCGGCCATTGCGGTCGCTCAGCCCGGGCGAACGAGCGCGTGCTGCGTTGATTGCCTTATTTCAACGGGCCCCGCCCGTGGAGGTCTTGGTCCTGGACGAACCGACGTACAGTCTGGATCTCATAGGTCAACGGGCCATGACCGAAGCTCTACGGGCGTGGCCGGGAGGCTTGATCGTTGCGAGTCACGATCGGGACTTTCTGGCTGCGATTGGAGTGGATATGGTGATCGAACTGAATGGACCTCCATCCGCGCGGGGCCCATGA